Proteins encoded within one genomic window of Pararhizobium capsulatum DSM 1112:
- the fabA gene encoding 3-hydroxyacyl-[acyl-carrier-protein] dehydratase FabA encodes MTRQSSFNYEEILACGRGELFGPGNAQLPLPPMLMVHRITDISETGGAHDKGYIRAEYDVRPDDWYFPCHFQGNPIMPGCLGLDGMWQLTGFFLGWLGEEGRGMALSTGEVKFKGMVRPNVKLLEYGIDFKRVMRGRLVLGTADGWLKADGETIYQASDLRVGLSKEKAA; translated from the coding sequence ATGACCAGACAATCCAGCTTCAACTATGAAGAAATTCTCGCTTGCGGTCGTGGCGAATTGTTTGGCCCCGGCAATGCCCAGCTTCCCCTGCCGCCGATGCTGATGGTTCATCGCATCACCGATATCTCCGAGACCGGCGGTGCGCACGACAAGGGCTACATCCGCGCCGAATACGACGTGCGTCCGGATGATTGGTACTTCCCCTGCCACTTCCAGGGCAACCCGATCATGCCAGGCTGCCTTGGCCTCGATGGCATGTGGCAGCTGACCGGCTTCTTCCTCGGATGGCTCGGCGAAGAAGGTCGTGGTATGGCGCTTTCGACCGGTGAAGTGAAGTTCAAGGGCATGGTCCGTCCGAACGTCAAGCTTCTCGAATACGGCATCGACTTCAAGCGCGTCATGCGCGGCCGCCTCGTGCTCGGCACGGCCGACGGCTGGCTGAAGGCCGATGGCGAGACCATTTACCAGGCATCCGACCTGCGCGTCGGCCTGTCCAAGGAAAAAGCTGCCTGA